A region of Paenibacillus sp. 37 DNA encodes the following proteins:
- a CDS encoding S-layer homology domain-containing protein, protein MSTQESKRKVHKENKIRKVWPYLAALLSLSVISVPGTMHAATDAVDIRDLQQAAPWAKQAIERAAEQQMILADEAGNFNPSATLTRGDLAYTLAQLLELNVLSSVQLPNQLFRDLDRNAENGSYIRALQLAGIMNGYPDGTFRPAGLVTREELATTIIRALKAKGYDETLNLAKELSFKDTSEISAWALPSVQQAVELGILKGDNGNFAPKRSTSRQEMAVIALRATEVIQALDEAASQEGANSESKPDEPGKVTEVQGTTSGGNNAGNGTENANGNSGAAPGNGNGSTGGGGGSAPTTPTNPSTPSNPGTGNRVPLVISGGLPDQELTLDHAALDLNVSTYFSDPDGDELQFSVITGDAALVSSTVVEKVIRLVPQAAGETMLTIKAVDVQGASVTAQLKVKVQANTISRQFPDPHLAGAIAYWLQKDMDDPLTKDELVEALIQTNGGLYARNAGISDLTGVEIFKGLNVTEIDLSGNAISKADASGFDHLNWLDLSGNELTQINVTGLNQLEYLKLANNRLALLDVSGLDSLQELDLNSNELVHLPVGIAELSDLQYLDVSNNSISLREEPDFALHHTLLQRLDRYDFDDASPVLIEAPAGNTAYVYGDEVEIDLSFMFEDEDDVRSTLTLQADSPDPQLADVRMDGQKLYVTALGTSSEPIRIEVKVTDPLGKVGVGHVYVDLREIE, encoded by the coding sequence ATGTCAACACAAGAATCCAAACGAAAAGTTCATAAGGAAAACAAGATCCGTAAGGTCTGGCCTTATTTGGCAGCCCTTCTGTCTTTATCCGTCATTTCTGTTCCCGGGACAATGCATGCAGCGACCGATGCAGTAGACATTCGTGACTTGCAGCAGGCAGCACCTTGGGCCAAGCAAGCCATTGAAAGGGCTGCCGAACAACAGATGATTCTGGCGGATGAAGCAGGGAATTTCAACCCGAGCGCAACGTTAACAAGAGGGGACCTTGCGTATACACTGGCTCAACTATTGGAATTGAACGTGCTGTCGTCAGTCCAGCTTCCAAATCAGTTATTCAGGGATCTGGATCGTAACGCTGAGAATGGTTCCTATATTCGTGCACTTCAATTGGCTGGAATTATGAATGGTTATCCGGATGGTACGTTTCGTCCTGCTGGTCTGGTAACAAGGGAAGAGCTGGCAACAACGATTATTCGGGCTCTGAAGGCTAAAGGATATGATGAAACATTAAATTTGGCCAAAGAGTTGTCATTTAAGGATACTTCCGAAATTAGTGCCTGGGCTTTGCCAAGTGTACAACAGGCTGTTGAGTTGGGAATCTTGAAAGGGGACAATGGAAACTTTGCGCCGAAGCGTTCTACTTCCAGACAGGAAATGGCCGTGATTGCATTACGCGCAACTGAAGTCATTCAAGCTCTTGATGAAGCTGCGAGTCAAGAGGGCGCCAATTCGGAATCCAAACCTGATGAGCCAGGAAAGGTAACCGAGGTACAGGGTACAACTTCAGGCGGCAATAACGCAGGGAACGGTACAGAAAACGCAAACGGTAATTCCGGGGCGGCACCAGGGAATGGAAATGGAAGCACCGGTGGTGGAGGTGGATCTGCGCCAACTACTCCGACGAATCCTTCCACTCCGTCCAATCCAGGTACGGGGAACAGGGTGCCACTGGTTATTAGTGGCGGTTTGCCTGATCAGGAACTTACACTAGATCATGCCGCATTGGACTTGAACGTCTCGACGTATTTTAGTGATCCAGATGGTGATGAATTGCAATTCAGTGTCATAACCGGAGATGCAGCCCTTGTTTCCTCTACTGTCGTAGAAAAAGTGATTCGACTTGTTCCACAGGCTGCTGGAGAAACAATGCTAACGATCAAAGCAGTTGACGTCCAGGGCGCAAGTGTTACGGCACAACTCAAGGTTAAGGTACAGGCCAATACGATAAGTCGCCAATTCCCTGATCCACATTTGGCTGGAGCTATTGCTTATTGGTTGCAAAAGGATATGGATGATCCACTGACCAAAGATGAATTGGTGGAAGCACTCATTCAGACCAATGGAGGGTTGTATGCGAGAAATGCGGGTATTTCCGATCTGACAGGAGTCGAGATATTCAAAGGATTGAATGTAACCGAAATCGACCTTTCCGGAAACGCCATAAGCAAAGCGGATGCCTCTGGATTCGATCACTTGAATTGGCTTGATTTATCCGGTAACGAACTGACGCAGATTAATGTTACAGGATTGAATCAGCTGGAGTATCTGAAACTCGCGAATAATCGACTTGCTTTATTGGATGTGAGCGGACTAGATTCCTTACAAGAACTGGATCTGAACAGTAATGAGCTTGTTCATTTACCCGTTGGAATTGCTGAATTGTCTGATCTGCAATACTTGGATGTGAGTAACAATTCCATATCCCTGAGAGAAGAGCCTGACTTCGCACTGCATCACACGTTGCTGCAACGTTTAGACAGGTATGACTTCGATGATGCTTCTCCTGTATTGATAGAGGCACCTGCGGGTAATACCGCTTATGTTTATGGAGATGAGGTTGAGATTGACCTGTCCTTTATGTTTGAAGATGAAGATGACGTTAGATCAACTCTCACACTACAGGCTGACTCTCCTGATCCTCAATTGGCAGATGTCAGAATGGATGGACAGAAACTATACGTTACTGCACTGGGGACGAGTAGTGAGCCTATTCGGATTGAGGTGAAGGTTACGGACCCTCTGGGCAAAGTTGGTGTAGGTCACGTGTACGTTGATTTGAGAGAAATAGAGTAG
- a CDS encoding GNAT family N-acetyltransferase, with amino-acid sequence MSEININPSTSEDSEYVREQLIAFNAAHVSEELRHRYEELNFNIKNETGEIVAGVLSTLCWNWLEVEILWVDSEQRHRGYGSQLLLEVERIAREKSCDFVMLNTFSYQAPEFYKKHGYQLITTIENAPTGHSHYYFKKDLT; translated from the coding sequence ATGTCCGAAATAAATATCAATCCAAGTACTTCAGAGGATTCAGAGTATGTTCGCGAGCAACTTATCGCATTTAATGCTGCACATGTGAGCGAGGAATTAAGGCATCGTTACGAAGAATTGAATTTCAATATCAAAAATGAGACCGGCGAGATTGTTGCAGGTGTGCTTAGTACACTTTGCTGGAACTGGCTGGAGGTTGAGATTCTGTGGGTGGATTCTGAACAACGGCATCGAGGATATGGTTCACAGTTGTTGCTTGAAGTTGAGCGAATTGCGCGAGAGAAATCTTGTGATTTTGTCATGTTGAACACCTTCTCCTATCAAGCACCGGAATTTTACAAGAAACATGGCTACCAATTGATCACAACGATCGAGAATGCACCGACCGGACACAGTCATTATTATTTTAAGAAGGACCTCACGTAA
- a CDS encoding GNAT family N-acetyltransferase → MVTIKGIELEDLPALSQLYNELMGMPTNEQQMKKMFHYIQQNGHYHVLGAFYNGKLVGSVMGVECMDLVGPCKPFMVVENVIVSDQVRRQGIGQRLMLQIERIAKDMGCGYMILVSGDQRKEAHIFYEKLGFKDEKVQGYRKHL, encoded by the coding sequence ATGGTTACCATTAAAGGAATCGAACTTGAAGATTTACCAGCACTAAGCCAGCTATACAATGAGTTGATGGGAATGCCTACCAATGAACAGCAGATGAAAAAGATGTTTCATTACATACAGCAGAATGGTCATTATCATGTGCTTGGGGCATTTTACAATGGCAAACTGGTTGGATCTGTTATGGGGGTTGAGTGTATGGATCTGGTGGGTCCATGCAAACCGTTCATGGTTGTGGAGAATGTGATTGTGTCGGATCAGGTACGCAGGCAGGGCATTGGGCAGAGGTTAATGCTCCAGATTGAGCGGATTGCCAAAGATATGGGTTGTGGTTACATGATTCTGGTGTCTGGCGATCAGCGTAAGGAAGCACATATATTTTATGAGAAGTTAGGTTTCAAGGATGAGAAGGTTCAGGGTTACCGGAAGCATCTTTAA
- a CDS encoding erythromycin esterase family protein, which yields MYHFRKRKRVAALTLTTVILATATLFPTGQAHAQSSIETIQGHVTEVQTARTSDEKIELWKQWAREHAYRIKSITPVHEDIESNSFTDLDMLKPLLKDKRIVFLGESSHGVAEFNLAKTRLIQFLHKEMGYNVLAFESGLSNTSLSNAIINQKSAEQTMQSSIFGVWWSKEILPLFDYLKTSAQTEQPLILTGFDMQLQSPLLDGHWLKDQKLAKQLAQTEKQLSEFYIGADLQSYRAKKQEMIQTYKNILKSLQSKENQTYLQQEYPNHPELSKLLERSLEDRIRLAQEYIEISIRSLIELEEGKMDAFLDSLVWRDKAMNDNLIWLATEVYPNEKFIVWGHNDHIRKANSKVMDSSYPVPLMGEIFPEELREISYVLGLYASSGQTADNAGEVHNVEPALPGSIEAIMSATNTPYSFLDLRYQKREAGNAWMFEPRFAYSWGIYPESFVPKEQFDGILVIDNVHPPQYMRFNSSNSKE from the coding sequence TTGTATCATTTCAGAAAAAGGAAAAGAGTTGCCGCTCTTACATTAACCACAGTTATTTTGGCTACTGCAACGTTGTTTCCCACAGGGCAAGCCCATGCCCAATCTTCCATCGAGACCATACAGGGTCATGTGACTGAAGTACAGACAGCAAGAACATCAGATGAAAAGATTGAACTGTGGAAACAATGGGCCAGAGAACATGCTTACCGGATCAAGAGTATTACACCTGTTCATGAAGATATTGAGAGTAATAGCTTTACAGACTTGGATATGTTAAAACCACTGCTCAAGGATAAACGAATCGTATTTCTGGGTGAAAGTTCCCACGGAGTAGCAGAATTCAACTTAGCTAAAACCCGATTAATTCAGTTTCTACATAAAGAGATGGGCTACAATGTGCTCGCCTTTGAGAGCGGTCTCTCTAATACATCACTATCTAACGCCATAATAAATCAAAAAAGCGCAGAGCAAACAATGCAAAGCTCCATTTTCGGCGTCTGGTGGTCCAAAGAAATTTTACCCTTGTTTGATTATCTCAAAACTAGTGCTCAAACGGAACAGCCATTAATTCTGACGGGTTTTGACATGCAACTGCAATCCCCCCTACTTGATGGTCACTGGCTGAAAGATCAGAAACTCGCCAAACAACTAGCACAAACAGAAAAACAATTGTCCGAGTTTTATATCGGGGCTGACCTTCAATCCTACCGTGCAAAGAAACAGGAAATGATTCAAACGTACAAAAATATTCTAAAATCACTGCAATCGAAAGAGAACCAAACCTATCTGCAACAAGAATATCCCAATCATCCGGAACTATCCAAGTTGCTGGAACGAAGCCTCGAAGATCGAATTCGTTTGGCTCAGGAGTATATTGAAATTTCTATCCGTTCCTTGATTGAATTGGAGGAAGGGAAGATGGATGCATTTCTGGACTCCCTTGTTTGGCGGGATAAAGCCATGAATGACAATCTGATCTGGTTAGCTACGGAAGTATATCCGAACGAAAAGTTCATTGTGTGGGGTCATAACGATCATATACGTAAAGCAAACAGTAAAGTGATGGATTCTTCATATCCAGTTCCACTAATGGGAGAGATCTTCCCTGAGGAATTGAGAGAAATCAGCTATGTTCTGGGGTTATATGCTTCAAGTGGACAAACAGCGGATAATGCAGGCGAAGTTCACAATGTCGAACCAGCGTTGCCTGGTTCAATTGAAGCTATCATGTCTGCGACAAATACACCCTACAGTTTCCTTGATCTTCGTTATCAAAAAAGAGAGGCAGGGAACGCCTGGATGTTCGAACCTCGATTTGCTTATAGCTGGGGCATATATCCAGAGAGCTTTGTTCCAAAAGAGCAGTTTGATGGTATTCTCGTGATCGACAATGTTCATCCACCTCAATATATGAGATTCAACTCGTCTAACTCGAAAGAGTAA
- a CDS encoding RtcB family protein yields the protein MRIIDNIKVWGEPLENAVSQAVTCSQYGDVLGVALMADHHKGYSQPIGGVVAYRNMISPSGVGYDIACGNKAVRTNLMWDDIRDQIGTIMDDINSTISFGVGRNNPTPVDHELFDDTSWKLFDTIEPGLQHKLKTLARNQLGTVGSGNHFVDIFVEEATGKVWIANHFGSRGFGHKVASGFLNLAAGRQFSGKAPGESMDQPPTLFNLNSEMGDMYWDGMTLAGRYAYAGRDYVIEQVLGILGANAEYTVHNHHNFAWKEQHMGEEVVVVRKGATPLAPEQLGFVGGSMGDISVIVEGIHSEENTESFRSTVHGAGRTMSRTQAAGKMNYKLRTRMGGEISEAQMHEAIRAYGVELRGAGTDESPFVYKKLQDVLNAHANTLKINHVLRPVGVAMAGGNEFDPYKD from the coding sequence ATGCGGATCATAGATAACATTAAAGTCTGGGGGGAACCGCTGGAGAATGCCGTAAGTCAGGCGGTGACTTGCTCGCAATATGGAGATGTATTGGGTGTGGCTCTGATGGCTGACCATCACAAAGGTTACTCGCAACCCATCGGTGGTGTTGTCGCTTATCGGAATATGATCAGTCCGTCAGGTGTCGGATATGATATTGCCTGTGGTAACAAGGCTGTGCGCACCAATCTGATGTGGGATGATATTCGGGATCAGATTGGTACGATTATGGATGACATCAATTCGACCATATCTTTCGGCGTGGGTCGTAACAATCCAACACCCGTGGATCATGAACTGTTCGACGACACGAGCTGGAAGCTGTTTGATACCATCGAACCAGGATTACAGCATAAGCTGAAGACGCTCGCACGCAACCAACTTGGAACCGTAGGCAGTGGCAATCATTTCGTGGATATTTTTGTAGAAGAGGCCACGGGAAAGGTGTGGATCGCGAATCATTTTGGCAGCCGCGGGTTCGGTCACAAAGTGGCGAGTGGGTTCCTTAACCTTGCCGCAGGGCGTCAGTTCAGTGGCAAAGCGCCGGGTGAATCCATGGATCAGCCACCTACATTGTTTAACCTGAACAGCGAAATGGGTGATATGTATTGGGATGGAATGACTCTGGCGGGCAGATACGCCTATGCAGGACGTGATTATGTCATTGAACAGGTGCTTGGAATTCTCGGGGCAAATGCTGAATACACCGTACATAACCATCACAACTTTGCCTGGAAAGAACAGCATATGGGTGAAGAGGTCGTCGTGGTTCGCAAAGGTGCAACGCCACTGGCACCTGAGCAGCTCGGTTTTGTCGGAGGCAGTATGGGTGATATCTCGGTGATTGTGGAGGGGATCCACAGCGAAGAAAATACCGAGTCATTCCGCAGCACCGTACATGGAGCAGGGCGCACGATGAGTCGAACCCAGGCGGCTGGCAAAATGAATTACAAGCTGCGCACACGCATGGGTGGCGAGATTAGCGAAGCCCAGATGCATGAGGCGATTCGTGCCTATGGTGTCGAGCTGCGAGGAGCGGGCACAGACGAAAGTCCGTTTGTGTACAAGAAACTACAGGATGTACTGAACGCACATGCCAATACGTTGAAAATCAACCATGTACTGCGTCCCGTTGGTGTCGCCATGGCCGGAGGTAATGAATTCGATCCGTATAAGGATTAG
- a CDS encoding DUF4272 domain-containing protein, with translation MRNCAIYSSQFDLDQLFEWIQSIYPEGTIKRREDKTHIQVTQKKWLSKKTKGFNIMTSQTHPEEFTTMIQGMLGFLSQIEGHNASLQEKVLIKCSTLNMVVGIETEEDISEEFFGELLQLADALDAVIFWGGGSLLNAQGQLLLDVNGESEVEGYTVTAHTSFLDDARTQTESAIQRKVRSEQRLTEQGIPYNANLPARAGEEHTTIRSKEEVARRAVALCLAALKGECLGAGESADDTAALVQEVIDKYEAESFFSPIEKRFIDQHGAEQQEIISFSWGYEAYHVMLWALGYVEELGAPTELCNVGKDVGYLQQKDSFADFLSDASLRSKSEILDEADLIYRYNWVCVDSRVNDRTPPAGLNGGVAYERHRALNWMICYLDQAWDDVRTDT, from the coding sequence ATGAGGAATTGTGCGATATATAGCTCTCAGTTTGACCTGGATCAGCTGTTTGAATGGATTCAATCCATTTATCCTGAGGGTACGATTAAACGCCGGGAAGACAAGACTCATATTCAAGTGACTCAGAAAAAATGGCTCAGTAAGAAAACCAAAGGCTTTAATATCATGACCAGCCAGACACATCCTGAGGAATTTACGACCATGATTCAGGGGATGCTTGGGTTTTTGAGTCAGATTGAGGGGCACAATGCTTCGCTCCAGGAAAAGGTACTGATCAAATGTTCCACACTGAACATGGTGGTTGGTATTGAGACAGAAGAGGATATCTCAGAAGAATTCTTCGGCGAGTTATTACAACTGGCTGATGCTCTGGATGCTGTGATCTTCTGGGGAGGTGGATCTCTGCTGAATGCACAAGGCCAGTTATTGCTGGATGTGAATGGAGAGTCAGAGGTAGAGGGCTACACGGTGACAGCGCACACCAGTTTCCTGGACGATGCTAGAACCCAGACGGAGTCTGCAATCCAACGTAAAGTGCGTTCAGAGCAACGGTTGACTGAACAAGGCATTCCTTATAATGCGAACTTGCCTGCAAGGGCCGGAGAAGAGCACACCACAATCCGGAGTAAAGAGGAAGTCGCTCGCCGTGCGGTGGCCCTGTGTCTTGCCGCGCTTAAGGGAGAGTGTCTGGGAGCAGGCGAAAGCGCGGACGATACCGCAGCTCTGGTTCAGGAAGTGATCGACAAGTATGAGGCTGAATCCTTTTTCTCACCCATAGAGAAGAGGTTTATCGACCAGCACGGAGCAGAGCAGCAGGAGATCATCTCCTTCTCTTGGGGATATGAAGCGTACCACGTCATGTTGTGGGCGCTAGGTTATGTGGAGGAATTGGGTGCACCAACGGAGTTGTGTAACGTTGGGAAGGATGTCGGTTATTTGCAACAGAAGGACAGCTTTGCCGACTTTCTCTCCGATGCATCTCTGCGCAGCAAGAGCGAGATTCTGGATGAAGCAGATCTGATCTACCGTTACAACTGGGTGTGTGTGGATAGCCGTGTGAATGACAGAACACCTCCTGCAGGACTGAATGGTGGAGTGGCTTATGAACGTCACCGTGCATTGAACTGGATGATCTGTTATCTGGATCAGGCGTGGGATGATGTGCGTACAGATACGTAG
- a CDS encoding LacI family DNA-binding transcriptional regulator, translating into MKTKVTIQEIAHFTGLSKFAVSRALSGKSGVSDQTRDVILKAAGKLGYFKDNSMLSGELYNSHELQEPKNTRSSGTILILFPNVRYQNQDSVYWGPVFNGISSKLNQKGINILTLTEPSADQLFTLLNPDAIRGIITVGSISTPILLEIKRLSIPVVMVDHLDPVFHSDSIFTDNFASMREIMLYLLRKGFKTFQFVGNIGDAHSFYERWIAYTSVLMGHGMEIHQIPELSNQALDEFRQTFTSVISEDNLPEVFVCANDFYGLYTIEALESMRIRVPDQCVVTGFDNLYDNIPLLATVNVNKELLGARAVDQMLWRIANPESNVEKKLILADVIIREQFGRHSG; encoded by the coding sequence ATGAAGACAAAGGTAACAATTCAGGAGATTGCACATTTTACGGGTTTGTCGAAATTCGCGGTATCACGAGCTTTGTCTGGAAAATCGGGAGTTAGCGATCAAACGAGGGATGTCATTCTCAAGGCCGCTGGCAAACTTGGATATTTCAAAGATAACAGCATGTTGTCTGGTGAACTGTATAACAGCCATGAACTTCAGGAACCGAAGAACACACGTTCAAGCGGAACGATCTTGATTTTATTTCCCAATGTTCGGTACCAAAATCAGGACTCCGTATACTGGGGACCCGTCTTTAACGGGATTTCTTCCAAGTTGAACCAAAAAGGCATTAACATTCTAACCTTGACGGAACCATCCGCAGACCAGCTATTCACCCTTCTCAACCCGGATGCCATTCGTGGAATCATTACCGTTGGCTCGATCTCGACCCCGATTCTGCTTGAAATCAAGCGTCTCAGTATTCCGGTTGTGATGGTGGATCATCTGGACCCTGTTTTTCACAGTGACAGCATATTCACTGATAACTTTGCATCCATGCGGGAGATCATGCTCTATTTGCTCCGCAAGGGCTTCAAAACATTCCAGTTCGTTGGCAATATCGGGGATGCTCATAGCTTCTATGAACGCTGGATTGCATACACTTCTGTGCTTATGGGTCATGGGATGGAAATACATCAGATTCCCGAGCTGAGTAATCAGGCACTGGATGAGTTCCGCCAGACATTCACTTCGGTGATCAGTGAGGATAACCTGCCTGAAGTGTTTGTATGTGCGAACGATTTCTATGGGCTATACACTATAGAAGCCCTTGAGAGTATGCGTATTCGTGTACCCGATCAGTGTGTTGTCACGGGATTTGATAATCTATACGACAATATCCCATTACTGGCTACAGTTAATGTGAACAAGGAGTTGCTCGGTGCGCGTGCAGTGGATCAGATGTTATGGCGCATTGCGAATCCGGAGAGCAACGTCGAGAAAAAGTTGATTCTTGCTGATGTCATTATTCGTGAACAGTTCGGCAGGCATAGTGGATAA
- a CDS encoding ABC transporter substrate-binding protein, which produces MMRRWNVLPLMLLAVMLFVSACSGGGTTPTGTDAEGTTNSGNSTEIAETDKEDAAEEVVANVPDLGGRVIKVAAWWDLKPAGETASDKARLDKIAEVEKKYNVKLEFVNVPFEEYMNKFTTSALAGEPFADIVQMEYKSALPAILKGQLLPISEFTTPENNINQEANLITKFPAIAGNEYAFESPTSIGLGLHYNRDLFKKLSLPDPQELYNQGKWDWDKFMELAKQATKDTNNDGKTDVFGFSGWALDVVRHFTAANGGTIVDDANSKEGLSDPKTIEATEFVKRLYNVENVVKVKTGDKTNWEESNTFKDGDVALFTAAEWQLGDLTFAVGVVPVPNGPQGSKEVTYANNAASAKFIPKGVEDPKIVYQIYEETFDIPQIEEYPGQDYLESRYTDEKDIAIIREHIAGTGRILLDDAYTGYPFGDFVNDIIKDNASVTATAEKYKAQAQAAIDKLGKQ; this is translated from the coding sequence ATGATGAGAAGATGGAATGTTCTACCTCTGATGTTATTGGCTGTGATGCTTTTTGTATCCGCTTGCAGTGGTGGGGGGACAACGCCGACGGGGACAGACGCAGAGGGAACAACGAACTCAGGCAACAGCACCGAAATCGCTGAAACAGACAAAGAGGACGCAGCGGAAGAAGTTGTGGCGAATGTGCCTGATCTGGGTGGACGTGTCATCAAGGTTGCGGCTTGGTGGGATCTGAAACCGGCAGGAGAGACGGCCTCGGATAAGGCCAGACTCGATAAAATTGCAGAGGTGGAGAAGAAATACAACGTAAAACTGGAGTTCGTCAATGTACCTTTCGAAGAATACATGAACAAATTCACCACGTCTGCGCTGGCCGGCGAACCATTCGCTGATATCGTTCAGATGGAATACAAATCCGCACTACCCGCTATCCTCAAAGGGCAGCTATTGCCCATCTCCGAATTCACTACACCTGAGAACAACATCAACCAAGAGGCTAACCTGATTACCAAATTCCCTGCCATTGCAGGCAATGAATACGCCTTCGAATCTCCAACCAGCATCGGTCTGGGACTTCACTATAACCGTGACTTGTTCAAAAAATTATCTCTGCCTGATCCTCAAGAACTTTATAACCAAGGTAAATGGGACTGGGATAAATTCATGGAACTTGCCAAACAGGCAACCAAAGATACCAATAACGACGGCAAAACTGACGTATTCGGATTTTCTGGCTGGGCGCTTGATGTCGTTCGTCATTTTACCGCGGCCAATGGTGGAACGATCGTGGATGATGCCAATAGCAAGGAAGGATTATCCGATCCGAAAACGATTGAAGCAACCGAATTCGTTAAACGGTTGTATAACGTGGAGAATGTCGTGAAGGTCAAAACCGGCGACAAAACCAACTGGGAGGAAAGCAATACGTTCAAGGATGGAGACGTAGCTCTGTTCACTGCTGCTGAATGGCAATTGGGCGATCTCACCTTTGCTGTCGGCGTTGTACCGGTTCCGAATGGGCCACAGGGTAGCAAAGAGGTAACGTATGCAAACAACGCGGCATCGGCGAAGTTCATTCCAAAAGGTGTGGAGGATCCAAAGATCGTCTACCAAATCTATGAAGAGACCTTCGACATCCCACAGATTGAAGAGTATCCAGGTCAAGACTATCTGGAGAGTCGTTATACCGATGAGAAGGATATTGCGATCATTCGCGAGCACATCGCTGGAACAGGCCGTATCTTGTTGGATGATGCCTACACGGGGTACCCTTTTGGGGATTTTGTGAACGATATCATCAAAGACAATGCTTCCGTCACAGCAACGGCTGAGAAATACAAAGCGCAGGCACAAGCTGCCATTGATAAACTGGGCAAACAATAA